One Natrinema marinum genomic window carries:
- a CDS encoding MFS transporter, producing the protein MSLEQEPTDGKADPLDAFRQFFALERDVLVLSAAMFAFSLGFQMTSRYMAEYMSALGASVFVIGLFGTVSNVVSAVYPYPGGAISDWLGSRYALTAFGLCSTLGFGVWLAAPLLAGVSVGSVSLSIVAIFVGLLLAQAWKSFGLGATFAIVKQSVSPSHLAAGFASTETFRRTAFLVGPLFAAALFYPFGSSGGEIVTAFQLILLVAAIFGVLGTVAQHVLYRADEDDIGKAFEGVSQLIADLRAMPDELRPLLVGDTLVRFANGMVYVFFVIVVTRFLEVGLSLSLPAIGTVVLSPQSYFGILLGIEMLVALLTMVPVAKAAERIGLKPVVALGFAVYAIFPILLINAPADPAALAVLFAFSGLRFAGLPAHKALIVGPAERGAGGRVTGAYYLLRNVIVIPSAAIGGLLWGGFSVPVIDTREFAGDPTLAFGIATAIGLCGTAYFLLFGEEFEAYR; encoded by the coding sequence ATGAGCCTCGAGCAGGAGCCGACGGACGGGAAGGCCGATCCGCTGGACGCCTTTCGGCAGTTCTTCGCGCTCGAGCGTGACGTGCTCGTCCTCTCGGCGGCGATGTTCGCGTTCAGTCTGGGCTTCCAGATGACCAGTCGGTACATGGCGGAGTACATGTCGGCGCTGGGCGCGTCGGTGTTCGTCATCGGCCTGTTCGGGACGGTCAGTAACGTCGTCAGCGCCGTCTACCCCTATCCCGGCGGTGCGATCTCCGACTGGCTCGGCTCGCGGTACGCGCTGACGGCCTTCGGGCTCTGTTCGACGCTCGGGTTCGGCGTCTGGCTCGCCGCTCCCCTTCTTGCGGGCGTTTCGGTCGGCTCGGTGTCGCTATCGATCGTCGCGATCTTCGTTGGCCTGTTGCTCGCCCAGGCTTGGAAATCGTTCGGGCTCGGGGCGACGTTCGCCATCGTCAAACAGTCGGTCTCCCCCTCGCATCTGGCCGCCGGCTTCGCGAGCACCGAGACGTTCCGCCGCACCGCCTTCCTGGTCGGGCCGCTGTTCGCCGCCGCGTTGTTCTATCCCTTCGGCTCGAGTGGCGGCGAGATCGTCACCGCCTTCCAGCTGATCTTGCTCGTCGCCGCCATCTTCGGGGTTCTCGGGACGGTTGCCCAGCACGTCCTCTACCGGGCCGACGAGGACGACATCGGGAAGGCGTTCGAGGGCGTCTCCCAGTTGATCGCCGATCTTCGGGCGATGCCGGACGAACTCCGGCCCCTGCTGGTGGGCGATACCCTCGTTCGGTTCGCGAACGGCATGGTCTACGTCTTCTTCGTGATCGTCGTCACGCGGTTTCTCGAGGTCGGGCTCTCGCTGTCGCTGCCGGCGATCGGCACCGTCGTCCTCTCGCCGCAGTCGTACTTCGGGATCCTGCTGGGGATCGAGATGCTGGTCGCGCTGCTGACGATGGTGCCGGTCGCCAAGGCCGCCGAGCGCATCGGGCTCAAACCGGTCGTGGCCCTCGGGTTCGCGGTGTACGCGATCTTCCCGATCCTGTTGATCAACGCGCCCGCCGATCCGGCCGCCCTCGCGGTCCTCTTTGCCTTCTCCGGCCTGCGGTTCGCGGGGTTGCCCGCTCACAAAGCGCTGATCGTCGGCCCGGCCGAGCGCGGCGCCGGCGGCCGCGTCACCGGCGCGTACTACCTCCTGCGGAACGTGATCGTCATCCCGAGCGCCGCGATCGGCGGACTGCTCTGGGGCGGCTTCTCGGTTCCGGTGATCGACACGCGGGAGTTCGCGGGCGATCCGACGCTCGCGTTCGGCATCGCGACGGCGATCGGGCTGTGCGGCACGGCCTACTTCCTGCTGTTCGGCGAGGAGTTCGAGGCCTATCGGTAG
- a CDS encoding DUF502 domain-containing protein, whose amino-acid sequence MASWKRDFASGLIVLGPILITLYAIYWLYGLVSGLTPGLILESTALKPLIPGTSAQAVQTREQLAQFLRVIVALTVFIILTFSVGYLMRTTVGSLAERLVDNIANRVPVIRVVYNASKMAAETAFGEQESLQKPVKIETWEGLRMTAFKTGKVTSDGREVLFLPTSPNITTGYVVEVEPDEITELEEDVEDALTRVLSAGFGDANKRGMDAGISIDVVDEARTDRDDRPDQVERVNDD is encoded by the coding sequence ATGGCTTCGTGGAAGCGGGATTTCGCGAGCGGGCTCATCGTTCTCGGCCCCATCCTCATCACGCTCTACGCGATCTACTGGCTCTACGGACTCGTCTCCGGGCTGACACCCGGTCTCATTCTCGAATCGACGGCGCTCAAGCCGCTCATCCCGGGCACGAGCGCGCAGGCCGTCCAGACCCGAGAGCAACTCGCGCAGTTCCTCCGCGTGATCGTCGCGCTGACCGTCTTCATCATTCTCACCTTCTCCGTCGGCTACCTCATGCGAACCACCGTCGGCAGCCTCGCCGAACGGCTCGTCGACAACATCGCCAACCGCGTCCCGGTGATCCGCGTCGTCTACAACGCCTCGAAGATGGCCGCAGAGACCGCCTTCGGCGAGCAGGAATCGTTACAGAAGCCCGTCAAGATCGAAACCTGGGAGGGACTTCGAATGACCGCCTTCAAGACCGGCAAAGTGACCAGCGACGGCCGCGAGGTGCTCTTCTTGCCGACCTCGCCGAACATCACGACCGGCTACGTCGTCGAAGTCGAACCCGACGAGATCACCGAACTCGAGGAGGACGTCGAGGACGCGCTGACTCGCGTCCTGAGCGCCGGCTTCGGCGACGCCAACAAACGCGGCATGGACGCCGGGATCTCGATCGACGTCGTCGACGAGGCGCGAACCGACCGCGACGACCGCCCCGATCAAGTCGAGCGGGTCAACGACGACTAA
- a CDS encoding branched-chain amino acid transaminase, whose product MGFDEMDVDTIWMDGEFVDWDDAQVHVLTHGLHYGSGVFEGARCYDTENGPALFRWEEHLERLFQSAKPYEMDIEYTKAELTEATTELIRRQELPSCYVRPIAFYGYNSLGVSPKDCPTRTAVAVWPWGAYLGEEALENGIDVMISSWRKHASSQIPTNAKTTGLYVNSMLAGEEARRNGYAEAIVLNKEGNVAEGPGENIFLVRDGELYTPGLSESILDGITRDSVIQIAEELGYTVHDNVSISRGELNTADELFFTGSAAEVTPIRKVDNVVIGDGSRGPVTEEIQQQFFDIVEQAPAEYDEWFEYVDV is encoded by the coding sequence ATGGGATTCGACGAGATGGACGTCGACACGATCTGGATGGACGGCGAGTTCGTCGACTGGGACGATGCGCAAGTCCACGTTCTCACGCACGGCCTCCACTACGGCAGCGGCGTCTTCGAGGGCGCGCGCTGTTACGACACCGAAAACGGACCTGCGCTCTTCCGCTGGGAGGAGCACTTAGAGCGCCTGTTTCAGTCCGCGAAGCCCTACGAGATGGACATCGAGTACACGAAAGCGGAGCTCACCGAGGCGACGACAGAGCTCATCCGCCGACAGGAACTGCCCTCCTGTTACGTGCGGCCGATCGCGTTCTACGGCTACAACTCGCTGGGCGTGAGCCCGAAAGACTGCCCGACCCGCACCGCCGTCGCCGTCTGGCCGTGGGGGGCCTACCTCGGCGAGGAAGCCCTCGAGAACGGTATCGACGTGATGATCTCCTCGTGGCGAAAACACGCCTCGAGTCAGATTCCGACTAACGCCAAGACCACGGGCCTGTACGTCAACAGCATGCTCGCGGGCGAGGAAGCTCGCCGGAACGGCTACGCCGAAGCGATCGTCCTCAACAAGGAGGGCAACGTCGCGGAAGGCCCCGGCGAGAACATCTTCCTTGTGCGCGACGGCGAACTTTATACGCCCGGGCTCTCGGAGTCGATCCTCGACGGTATCACTCGCGACTCCGTCATCCAGATCGCGGAGGAGCTGGGCTACACCGTCCACGACAACGTCTCTATCTCGCGGGGCGAACTCAACACGGCCGACGAACTGTTTTTCACCGGTTCTGCGGCCGAGGTCACGCCCATCCGAAAGGTCGACAACGTCGTCATCGGCGACGGCTCCCGCGGCCCCGTCACCGAGGAGATCCAGCAGCAGTTCTTCGATATCGTCGAGCAAGCCCCCGCGGAGTACGACGAGTGGTTCGAGTACGTCGACGTCTGA
- the ribB gene encoding 3,4-dihydroxy-2-butanone-4-phosphate synthase has translation MTGHHAGPQSNAGSNSSPSASANAFDRALESLRAGEPILVHDAADREGETDLIYHADAVTPEAVARLRNDAGGLICVALGHDIAEAFDLPFYSDVVDHPATADHELGYDDRSSFSLTVNHRDTYTGITDEDRSTTIRALGEAAAAPDETDFAEAFRVPGHVHLLKAAPDLLAQREGHTELGLALADAADLTPAVVVCEMLDDQTGEALTPADARAYADRHGFAYLEGRDVLERLR, from the coding sequence ATGACGGGCCACCACGCCGGACCGCAGTCGAACGCCGGCTCGAACTCGAGTCCGAGCGCCTCGGCGAACGCGTTCGACCGCGCGCTCGAGTCGCTCCGTGCGGGCGAGCCGATCCTCGTCCACGACGCGGCCGACCGCGAGGGCGAGACGGACCTGATCTACCACGCCGACGCCGTCACGCCCGAGGCCGTCGCCCGACTGCGCAACGACGCGGGCGGGCTGATCTGCGTCGCGCTCGGCCACGACATCGCGGAGGCGTTCGACCTCCCCTTCTACTCGGATGTCGTCGACCACCCCGCGACGGCCGATCACGAACTCGGCTACGACGACCGGTCGTCGTTCTCGCTGACGGTCAACCACCGCGACACCTACACCGGGATCACCGACGAGGACCGCTCGACGACCATCCGGGCGCTCGGCGAGGCCGCCGCCGCCCCCGACGAGACCGACTTCGCCGAGGCGTTCCGGGTCCCCGGCCACGTCCACCTCCTCAAGGCCGCGCCCGACCTGCTCGCCCAGCGTGAGGGCCACACCGAACTCGGGCTGGCGCTCGCCGACGCCGCCGACCTCACGCCCGCCGTCGTCGTCTGCGAGATGCTCGACGACCAGACCGGCGAGGCGCTGACTCCCGCTGACGCCCGCGCCTACGCCGACCGGCACGGCTTCGCGTATCTCGAGGGGCGGGACGTGCTCGAGCGTCTCCGATAA
- a CDS encoding CTP-dependent riboflavin kinase: MSVIAESAVGHDELAVLKLLALEGGLEGDVKISCSHLADRLDASNQTASRRLQRLESADLLERDTVSDGQWVAITETGERTLHAEYEDYRRIFETDATIELEGTVTSGMGEGRHYISLSGYQRQFEERLGYEPFPGTLNVDLREDSVRRRSAMASLEPVPIDGWESDERTYGPAVCYAATIETADGEVYEDAHTIAPERTHHDDDQLEVIAPDKLREELDLEDGDHVTVSVGDRE; the protein is encoded by the coding sequence ATGTCAGTGATAGCCGAGTCTGCCGTCGGGCACGACGAACTCGCCGTGCTCAAACTCCTCGCGCTCGAGGGGGGACTCGAGGGCGACGTCAAAATCTCCTGTTCTCACCTCGCCGACCGTCTCGACGCGTCGAACCAGACCGCCTCGCGCCGGCTCCAGCGTCTCGAGAGTGCCGATCTGCTCGAGCGCGACACCGTCAGCGACGGGCAGTGGGTCGCGATCACGGAAACGGGCGAGCGCACGCTTCACGCCGAGTACGAGGACTACCGGCGCATCTTCGAGACGGACGCGACGATCGAACTCGAGGGCACCGTCACCAGCGGGATGGGTGAGGGCCGCCACTACATCTCGCTGTCGGGCTACCAGCGCCAGTTCGAGGAGCGGCTGGGCTACGAGCCGTTCCCCGGCACGCTGAACGTCGACCTCCGCGAGGACAGCGTCCGCCGGCGCAGCGCCATGGCCTCGCTCGAGCCGGTCCCCATCGACGGTTGGGAGTCCGACGAGCGGACCTACGGCCCCGCGGTCTGCTACGCCGCGACGATCGAGACCGCCGACGGCGAGGTCTACGAGGACGCCCACACCATCGCCCCCGAACGCACTCACCACGACGACGACCAACTCGAGGTCATCGCCCCCGACAAACTCCGCGAGGAACTCGATCTCGAGGACGGCGATCACGTCACCGTCTCCGTGGGTGATCGCGAATGA
- a CDS encoding glycosyltransferase, whose translation MKRLLEALFGLVALTGLPYLIYLGVYYLRRPSGTPADTWPEEPSVSIVLPTYNESAIVESKLEELVELDYPMEKVELVVVDSSDDGTADLVETFFAGRSDPELTLIRENERRGLAVALNEAYAAADNEVVVKTDCDSRLAPDAVRKAVANLADPSVAGVTGRNAEVIGDSEVERGYRDLQTMIQILESHIDSTLIFHGPFSAFERDAIVPIDEDSIADDTELALKIRRNGGRVIFDPDIHYKEAAHSAFGKRREQKDRRAMGLLRLLWRQRDALGRHGAYGRVVLPFNWWFMIVSPWLVATGVALATLGSLAALGPFGLATPAAVLAFTALGSRDRLGPLQPLYSLFDTQISLFRASVSLLRARADGDEETHDGTWSPDRELREVLQ comes from the coding sequence ATGAAGCGTCTCCTCGAGGCCCTGTTCGGGTTAGTTGCACTGACGGGCCTCCCGTACTTGATCTATCTCGGAGTGTACTACCTCAGACGGCCGTCCGGTACGCCCGCCGACACGTGGCCGGAGGAGCCGTCGGTGAGCATCGTCCTCCCGACGTACAACGAGAGCGCGATCGTGGAATCGAAACTCGAGGAGCTGGTTGAACTCGACTACCCAATGGAGAAGGTCGAGCTCGTCGTCGTCGACTCGAGCGACGACGGAACGGCCGACCTGGTCGAGACCTTCTTCGCGGGCCGATCGGACCCGGAGCTGACGCTCATCCGCGAGAACGAGCGGCGAGGGCTCGCGGTCGCGCTGAACGAGGCCTACGCCGCCGCGGACAACGAGGTCGTCGTCAAGACCGACTGCGACTCGCGGCTCGCACCCGACGCCGTCCGGAAGGCGGTCGCGAACCTGGCCGATCCGAGCGTCGCGGGGGTAACCGGCCGCAACGCGGAGGTCATCGGCGACAGCGAGGTCGAGCGGGGCTACCGGGACCTCCAGACGATGATCCAGATCCTCGAGTCCCACATCGACTCGACGCTGATCTTCCACGGCCCGTTCTCGGCGTTCGAGCGCGACGCGATCGTCCCGATCGACGAAGACTCGATCGCCGACGACACCGAGCTGGCGCTCAAGATACGACGCAACGGCGGGCGCGTGATCTTCGATCCCGACATCCACTACAAGGAGGCCGCCCACTCCGCGTTCGGCAAGCGCCGCGAGCAGAAAGACCGGCGCGCGATGGGATTGCTGCGCTTGCTGTGGCGACAGCGCGACGCGCTCGGTCGTCACGGGGCCTACGGCCGCGTCGTCCTGCCGTTCAACTGGTGGTTCATGATCGTCTCGCCGTGGCTCGTCGCGACCGGCGTCGCACTGGCCACGCTCGGCTCGCTGGCCGCGCTGGGGCCGTTCGGGCTGGCGACGCCGGCCGCCGTCCTCGCGTTTACGGCGCTGGGCTCGCGTGACAGGCTCGGGCCGCTCCAGCCGCTCTACTCGCTGTTCGATACCCAGATCTCGTTGTTCCGCGCGAGCGTCTCGCTGCTCCGCGCCCGCGCCGACGGCGACGAGGAGACCCACGACGGCACCTGGTCGCCCGACCGCGAACTCCGGGAGGTGTTACAGTGA
- a CDS encoding glycosyltransferase, protein MTDVAILHDRFPGIGGGEEFAIEAARVLDAPIYTTYVAEGTEIPDDVHVFPFKQDKYTSLPWRPFLEWKNEGMNPLETLNVALDMTDAHPDLAHYDVVLESAPLSKYYVPEVGQRIVHYPHSPPRWLYDLYRDRLSGFRKPFVEAAVKAYAKGWRALDKEANDYVDQFVANSELVRDRIRRFYDRDATVVYPPVTGDWRTEGDDGYFVTWSRLAPEKRIDLIAKAFAGLDERLVIAGDGKQREQLEAFAANYDNIEVRGYVEDIESLVARATAVVYAPKQEDFGLVGAETMMAGKPLLGVDEGFTRYQVQGGRTGLLFEPTVDSIRNAVRRFDPDDFDPVEIRQAARRYEYDRFAESLRAVVAETAAADIDAPDLEPDRVPAPERAADSQSGGGRQERDEPRPQTVEELTANDDADAETDLEGVPDQ, encoded by the coding sequence GTGACCGACGTCGCGATCCTCCACGATCGCTTCCCCGGCATCGGCGGCGGCGAGGAGTTCGCCATCGAGGCCGCTCGGGTCCTCGATGCGCCGATCTACACTACCTACGTCGCCGAAGGGACCGAGATCCCCGACGACGTGCACGTCTTCCCGTTCAAGCAGGACAAGTACACCTCGCTGCCGTGGCGGCCCTTCCTCGAGTGGAAGAACGAGGGGATGAACCCGCTCGAGACGCTCAACGTGGCGCTGGACATGACCGACGCGCATCCGGATCTCGCCCACTACGACGTGGTCTTGGAGAGCGCTCCGCTATCGAAGTACTACGTCCCCGAAGTCGGGCAGCGGATCGTCCACTACCCCCACAGCCCGCCGCGGTGGCTCTACGACCTGTATCGAGATCGGCTCTCCGGGTTCCGCAAACCGTTCGTCGAGGCCGCCGTCAAGGCCTACGCGAAGGGCTGGCGCGCACTGGATAAAGAGGCCAACGACTACGTCGACCAGTTCGTCGCGAACAGCGAACTGGTCCGCGACCGGATCCGGCGGTTCTACGACCGCGACGCGACGGTCGTCTACCCGCCGGTGACTGGCGACTGGCGCACCGAGGGCGACGACGGCTACTTCGTCACCTGGTCCAGACTCGCCCCCGAGAAGCGCATCGACCTGATCGCGAAGGCCTTCGCGGGACTGGACGAGCGACTCGTGATCGCCGGCGACGGGAAACAGCGCGAGCAACTCGAGGCGTTCGCCGCGAACTACGACAACATCGAGGTCCGGGGCTACGTCGAGGACATCGAGTCGCTCGTCGCGCGGGCCACCGCGGTCGTCTACGCGCCCAAACAGGAGGACTTCGGCCTCGTCGGTGCGGAGACCATGATGGCCGGCAAACCCTTGCTCGGGGTCGACGAGGGGTTCACCCGGTATCAGGTCCAGGGCGGCCGGACGGGGCTGCTCTTCGAACCCACCGTCGACTCGATCCGGAACGCGGTCCGGCGGTTCGACCCGGACGACTTCGATCCCGTCGAGATCCGGCAGGCCGCCAGACGCTACGAGTACGACCGCTTCGCGGAGAGCCTGCGCGCGGTCGTCGCGGAGACGGCGGCCGCCGACATCGACGCGCCGGACCTCGAGCCCGACCGCGTCCCGGCACCCGAGCGAGCGGCCGACTCGCAATCGGGCGGCGGCCGACAAGAACGAGACGAACCGCGGCCCCAGACCGTCGAAGAACTGACCGCCAACGACGATGCTGACGCCGAAACCGATCTCGAGGGGGTGCCGGACCAGTGA
- a CDS encoding glycosyltransferase family 2 protein, producing MTATAASSLLRPIEHPDPAVTVIVPTVPDNDHEAVVACLARQCADAYDVLVVNDPELGVCEARNLGLEHADADIVAFTDDDCRPPAGWVEAIERAFDEHADLVVLEGPVEGGMTYEGRRKYPTCNLAVDRETALAAGGFDERFEYWREDTEFGWRLEEHGTAVYDERVRMVHPERPRSSIVQANEALLKQRYPEKYEDVIVPDTLPERVNDWLWRKGVWDAVDAVRYGSGVSGRG from the coding sequence GTGACGGCGACGGCGGCCAGCTCCCTCCTGCGGCCGATCGAGCACCCCGATCCAGCCGTCACCGTGATCGTTCCGACGGTCCCCGACAACGATCACGAGGCGGTCGTCGCGTGCCTCGCGCGCCAGTGCGCCGACGCCTACGACGTGCTCGTCGTGAACGATCCCGAACTGGGCGTCTGCGAGGCCAGAAATCTGGGCCTCGAGCATGCCGACGCCGATATCGTCGCCTTCACCGACGACGACTGCCGGCCGCCCGCCGGCTGGGTCGAGGCGATCGAGCGGGCCTTCGACGAGCACGCGGATCTGGTGGTCCTCGAGGGGCCCGTCGAGGGCGGGATGACCTACGAGGGGCGGCGCAAGTACCCCACCTGTAACCTCGCGGTCGACCGCGAGACGGCCCTCGCGGCTGGCGGCTTCGACGAGCGCTTCGAGTACTGGCGCGAGGACACCGAGTTCGGCTGGCGCCTCGAGGAGCACGGGACCGCTGTCTACGACGAGCGCGTTCGCATGGTCCACCCCGAGCGGCCGCGCTCGTCGATCGTTCAGGCGAACGAGGCCCTGCTCAAACAGCGCTACCCCGAGAAGTACGAGGACGTGATCGTCCCCGATACGCTGCCGGAACGGGTCAACGACTGGCTCTGGCGCAAGGGCGTCTGGGACGCCGTCGACGCCGTCCGCTACGGGTCGGGGGTGAGCGGCCGTGGCTGA
- a CDS encoding glycosyltransferase family 4 protein, with the protein MADVLMLHQFHQPHHAHRVFGDAVGADYRHFETGAEIGGPEANLDSMLARLRTAVDLESYDVVIGEGTTPIYTLLFYKLLNRWDARVVPLIADETFLKIRDQRTRHLWRHALGPVMSHVVSGAIAVGDLARSWARDYLDVPFEIVHPPIADAKYDALEPIGRGLESVGSGSEEADAATASPRTDGAGTERSAEPTRILHAGTVSDRAAVAKKNVDLLARVVASRSDWELRLLGSGHDEFAYSDLPGVEAIGYLELEAFASEFATADVYVQPSSGDAFPVASLEAMLAGLPTVVSTGTGTREIVEDVDPLLVRAPTARDIRWGIEYAQSLSPAERRERGAALRARVEPLTEERQAAAFRRALTEVVA; encoded by the coding sequence GTGGCTGACGTATTGATGCTCCACCAGTTCCACCAGCCCCACCACGCCCACCGCGTCTTCGGCGACGCCGTCGGCGCCGACTACCGCCACTTCGAGACGGGCGCGGAGATCGGCGGCCCCGAGGCGAACCTCGACTCGATGCTCGCGCGGCTGCGAACGGCCGTCGACCTCGAGTCCTACGACGTCGTGATCGGGGAGGGAACGACGCCGATCTACACCCTGCTGTTCTACAAGCTGCTGAACCGGTGGGACGCCCGCGTCGTGCCGCTGATCGCCGACGAGACCTTCCTGAAGATCCGCGACCAGCGGACCCGTCACCTCTGGCGGCACGCGCTCGGACCAGTCATGAGCCACGTCGTGTCCGGGGCCATCGCGGTCGGCGACCTCGCGCGCTCGTGGGCCCGAGACTACCTCGACGTGCCGTTCGAGATCGTCCACCCGCCGATCGCCGACGCGAAGTACGACGCGCTCGAGCCGATCGGCCGGGGACTGGAGTCGGTCGGTTCGGGCTCCGAGGAGGCCGACGCCGCGACGGCGTCGCCGCGGACGGACGGTGCCGGGACGGAACGTAGCGCCGAACCGACGCGCATCCTCCACGCGGGCACGGTGAGCGACCGGGCCGCCGTCGCGAAGAAGAACGTCGATCTGCTCGCGCGCGTCGTCGCCTCTCGATCCGACTGGGAGCTGCGGTTGCTCGGCTCCGGCCACGACGAGTTCGCCTACAGCGACCTCCCCGGCGTCGAGGCGATTGGCTACCTCGAGCTCGAGGCCTTCGCCAGCGAGTTCGCCACGGCGGACGTCTACGTCCAGCCCAGTTCCGGCGACGCGTTCCCGGTCGCCAGCCTCGAGGCGATGCTCGCGGGCCTCCCGACCGTCGTCTCGACGGGGACGGGGACGCGGGAGATCGTCGAGGACGTCGATCCGCTGCTGGTTCGCGCGCCGACCGCGCGCGACATCAGGTGGGGTATCGAGTACGCACAGTCGCTGTCGCCCGCCGAGCGCCGAGAGCGTGGGGCAGCGCTCAGAGCGCGGGTCGAGCCCCTGACCGAGGAGCGGCAGGCCGCGGCATTTCGGCGCGCGCTCACGGAGGTGGTGGCGTGA
- a CDS encoding sulfatase-like hydrolase/transferase yields the protein MTRNVVLLCLDTVRKDYFDEYAPRLRDMASVSFEQCRAASAWSTPSHASMLTGELPHRHGIHTHNRDFTGLSRSDTFLGDIPDHAALGASANVYASSTFGFDTVFDRYSDIAPHRRFPAGMDMEKFIQDRDAEGARRYVEFLREAVRHDHTLESLGNGVLFKANDLFRRAPLPKLLDDGASIVSSEGLSMVDSTAEPVFLFTNFMDAHGPVHHVLGYDREFHDAPNDWTSFAFDDWEINTGGVSAEHERDLRYHRDLYSAAIDYLDRKVASFVREVQRKTDRETTFIVTADHGENLAFPEDEELFGHTSSLTESLLHVPCYLINPPEGYEAAETEYVSHLELGELIVGLANEETPDVFRERVPAELIGIGVGGAPRDPDEHRYWDRMLRCVYDGETKYVWDSLGGSREYEIDHDRPCWQRQVGEDVTVPSWARDFFDVEISEYKERAQESEADADQDVDATVERRLEELGYR from the coding sequence GTGACGCGAAACGTCGTCCTGCTCTGTCTCGACACGGTCCGCAAGGACTACTTCGACGAGTACGCGCCTCGGTTGCGGGACATGGCGAGCGTCTCCTTCGAGCAGTGCCGGGCCGCGAGCGCGTGGAGCACGCCGAGTCACGCCAGCATGCTGACCGGCGAACTGCCGCATCGACACGGTATCCACACCCACAACCGGGACTTCACCGGCCTCTCGCGGTCGGACACCTTCCTCGGGGATATCCCCGATCACGCCGCGCTGGGAGCCAGCGCGAACGTCTACGCGAGTTCGACGTTCGGCTTCGACACCGTCTTCGACCGCTACTCCGATATCGCCCCTCACCGCCGGTTCCCCGCCGGGATGGACATGGAGAAGTTCATTCAGGACCGGGACGCGGAGGGCGCCCGGCGGTACGTCGAGTTCCTCCGCGAGGCCGTCCGCCACGATCACACGCTCGAGAGCCTGGGCAACGGCGTCCTCTTCAAGGCCAACGACCTCTTCCGGCGCGCGCCGCTGCCGAAGCTGCTCGACGACGGCGCGTCGATCGTCTCGAGCGAGGGGCTGTCGATGGTCGACTCGACCGCGGAGCCGGTCTTCCTCTTTACGAACTTCATGGACGCCCACGGGCCGGTCCATCACGTGCTTGGCTACGACAGGGAGTTCCACGACGCGCCCAACGACTGGACCTCCTTCGCGTTCGACGACTGGGAGATCAACACCGGGGGCGTCTCCGCCGAGCACGAACGGGACCTCCGCTATCACCGCGACCTCTACAGCGCGGCGATCGACTACCTCGACCGGAAGGTCGCCTCGTTCGTCCGCGAGGTCCAGCGGAAGACGGACCGCGAGACAACGTTCATCGTCACCGCGGACCACGGCGAGAACCTCGCCTTCCCCGAGGACGAGGAGCTGTTCGGCCACACCAGCAGCCTCACGGAGTCGCTGTTGCACGTCCCTTGCTATCTGATCAACCCGCCGGAGGGGTACGAGGCGGCCGAGACCGAGTATGTCAGTCACCTCGAGCTGGGCGAGCTCATCGTCGGGCTCGCGAACGAAGAGACGCCGGACGTCTTCCGGGAGCGCGTCCCGGCCGAACTGATCGGGATCGGCGTCGGCGGCGCGCCCCGAGACCCCGACGAACACCGCTACTGGGATCGGATGCTTCGCTGCGTCTACGACGGCGAGACGAAGTACGTCTGGGACTCGCTGGGCGGCAGCCGGGAGTACGAGATCGACCACGACCGACCCTGCTGGCAGCGACAGGTCGGCGAGGACGTGACGGTCCCGTCGTGGGCCCGCGACTTCTTCGACGTCGAGATCAGCGAGTACAAAGAGCGCGCACAGGAGAGCGAAGCGGACGCCGACCAGGACGTCGACGCGACCGTCGAACGGCGACTCGAGGAGCTGGGATATCGATGA